In a single window of the Nicotiana tomentosiformis chromosome 10, ASM39032v3, whole genome shotgun sequence genome:
- the LOC138900000 gene encoding KNR4/SMI1 homolog has protein sequence MERIPFVNCLPAATVHREACSLSQNELRRYEVDLQRVTDERNSLRLLLGQRDEEIKDLRAELAKAYQDQTDLFEQVMILLKAYGLDTGMMANISVPQLQQKIEIIGKLREEVDVIKIESLRWKVGMDRFAAEKETARAQLSSAETQLQKMKEKGSVHARRIEEIEARLASVLAKAETDAEKEKADADALVAVYRADAEVMQVQAREASESADIRAHRVAELAKCRSRRETLEEIHAGGFELAEEIKRAKELKADAEALVSNGDDDDNDDDDDGSKSGSENGGSLIKKRPLPMIKKFSP, from the exons ATGGAGAGGATCCCTTTCGTGAACTGTTTACCG gcagcgacagttcatcgagaagcatgttctctgTCCCAAAACGAGTTGCGTCGATACGAAGTcgaccttcaacgggttactGATGAGAGGAACTCCCTAAGACTTCTCTTAGGGCAGAGGGacgaggaaataaaagacctccgagctgaattggccaaggcttaccaagatcagaccgatttgtttgagcaggtaatgatacttttgaaagcctatggtCTTGATACTGGAATGATGGCTAACATTTCGGTCCCACAActgcagcaaaaaattgagataatagggaagcttcgtgaggaggttgaCGTAATAAAAATAGAGTCTTTACGGTGGAAAGTAGGTATGGatcgctttgctgcagaaaaagaaactgctcgagcccagttatcatcggccgaaacccaacttcagaaaatgaaggaaaaaggctcGGTTCatgcaagaagaatagaggagattgaggctcggttggcctctgtacttgccaaggccgaaacTGATGCCGAAAAGGAAAAGGCCGATGcagatgcactcgtggccgtctatcgggccgatgctgaagttatgcaggtccaagcaagagaggcatcTGAGTCCGCCGATATTCGAGCACATCGGGTAGCCGAACTAGCTAAGTGCCGATCCCGAAGGGAAACCCTAGAGGAGATCCATGCTGGTGGTTTCGAACTCGctgaagaaataaaaagggccaaagagctcaaagccgatgctgaagctttgGTTTCcaatggcgatgatgatgacaatgatgatgatgatgatgggagcaagagcggatccgagaacggggggagtctgataaagaagagaccgctcccgatGATCAAGAAATTTAGtccttag